The Paenibacillus beijingensis nucleotide sequence CATATCGGTCTATGAGACGGCGGCAAACCGTCCCGCAGGCGGCGCGGCTGCGGGAGCAAACGACGGGGCGGCGGCTTACAAGGAGGCTGTTGCTATTGGGCAGCCCGCAGGGTCGGCCATCTATTTTGCGGTCGATTATGATGCCCGGTCTGCGGATTACGATGCGATTGAAGCGTACCTGAAAGCGGCTGCGGCGCAAATCGGCCCTTATAAGGCTGGCGTATACGGCTCTTATACGGTTATCGAGGAAATGGCCGGGAGGGGCGCGGCCGCCCACTTTTGGCAGACGTATGCTTGGAGCCGCGGCCGCCGGAGCGGCAGGGTGAATATTTTTCAGTACAAGAACGGCCAGACGGTGGCCGGCGTGCAGGTGGATCTGAACGATTCGTACGGAAATGAAGGAGGATGGAGCACAGTTACGTTCAACGATGTCCCGGGCAATTCCCCGGCAAAAGAGGCGATTGAGCTCGTATCCGATCTGGGGCTGATGCAAGGCTACGGCGATGGAACGTTCAAGCCGAACCAGCCGGTCACGCGAGCAGAACTCGCGATCGTACTGGCGCGACTGGCTGCGATGATAAACAAAGGCTCGTGAGAGGAAGCGGGGAGATTTGGCATGGATCGAGTACGGAAGGAAACGGGTGCGGCAAGATGGCAGGTTTTCGTTCGGAAAAGGACGGGGGACTGCCGTTTTTTTTCATACTGCGGTACGCTTCCTTTTTCCGCCCGGGTGGGTACAGCAGCCGGCTGCATAACAAAAGGCGCGAACAACCCCTGAGCTTGATAGGTAAAAAA carries:
- a CDS encoding glycoside hydrolase domain-containing protein, translating into MPLSASAAKALAAAGMQFACRYLVPANYAWKRLTRPEAEAISAAGMTIISVYETAANRPAGGAAAGANDGAAAYKEAVAIGQPAGSAIYFAVDYDARSADYDAIEAYLKAAAAQIGPYKAGVYGSYTVIEEMAGRGAAAHFWQTYAWSRGRRSGRVNIFQYKNGQTVAGVQVDLNDSYGNEGGWSTVTFNDVPGNSPAKEAIELVSDLGLMQGYGDGTFKPNQPVTRAELAIVLARLAAMINKGS